In one window of Candidatus Binatus sp. DNA:
- a CDS encoding NAD(P)/FAD-dependent oxidoreductase, with amino-acid sequence MSEVAKVESATNGNQAIDFDPEVLRAKYREERDKRVRVDGNEQYVEVKGDYSRYVDDPYVAPGFTREPLTDDVEVLIIGGGFGGLLAGARLREAGVQSIRMIEKGGDFGGTWYWNRYPGAQCDIEAYIYLPLLEETGYIPKEKYSYAPEILAHSRRIAEKFDLYRDVCFQTQIRDITWNEDERRWIITTNRNDRMRARFVVMSNGPLNRPKLPAISGIDSYKGHTFHTSRWDYNYTGGDTTGNLHKLGDKRVAVIGTGATAVQCVPYLAQYAQHLYVFQRTPSSVDERRNRPTDPEWVKTLTPGWQRRRMDNFNTLVSGGFAQEDLVSDGWTDIIRNLGAILPVKNDSNLSPQEMARMMELADFKKMNQVRARVDRVVKDPKTAAALKPWYRQFCKRPTFNDEYLPAFNRPNVTLVDTQGRGVDRITEKGLVFGGVEYEVDCIIFATGFEVGTAYTRRAGFEVYGRGGQSLTKYWANGLRTLHGFYSSGFPNCFHMGITQNALTANFPHMLEEQSHHITEMIQHAKANEARCIEPTPEAEAEWVATIKEKAINNRDYLEACTPGYYNNEGRPELGFGLAGELYGGGSIEFFDIVKKWREEKKGVQFS; translated from the coding sequence ATGAGTGAAGTCGCCAAGGTCGAGTCCGCCACCAACGGTAATCAAGCGATCGATTTCGACCCCGAAGTTCTGCGTGCCAAGTACCGCGAAGAGCGCGACAAACGCGTGCGCGTCGATGGCAATGAACAGTACGTCGAAGTGAAGGGTGATTACAGCCGTTACGTGGACGATCCCTATGTCGCCCCGGGCTTTACCCGCGAACCGCTCACCGACGATGTCGAAGTATTGATCATCGGCGGCGGCTTCGGCGGCCTGCTGGCGGGCGCGCGCTTGCGCGAGGCCGGCGTCCAGAGCATCCGCATGATTGAGAAGGGCGGCGATTTCGGCGGCACCTGGTACTGGAACCGCTATCCGGGCGCGCAGTGCGATATCGAGGCCTACATCTATCTGCCGCTGCTCGAGGAAACCGGCTACATCCCCAAGGAAAAGTACTCCTACGCGCCGGAAATCCTGGCCCATTCGCGGCGCATCGCCGAGAAATTCGACCTCTATCGCGACGTATGCTTCCAGACCCAGATCAGAGACATAACCTGGAACGAAGACGAGCGCCGATGGATCATCACCACCAACCGCAATGATCGCATGCGGGCGCGCTTCGTCGTGATGTCCAACGGGCCGCTGAACCGCCCGAAGCTGCCCGCAATTTCCGGCATCGACAGCTACAAGGGACACACCTTCCACACCAGCCGCTGGGATTACAACTACACCGGCGGCGATACCACCGGAAATCTGCACAAGCTCGGCGACAAGCGCGTCGCGGTGATCGGCACCGGCGCGACTGCCGTGCAATGCGTCCCGTATCTCGCGCAGTACGCGCAGCATCTGTATGTGTTCCAGCGCACGCCGTCGTCGGTCGATGAACGCCGCAATCGTCCGACCGATCCGGAATGGGTGAAGACCCTGACCCCCGGATGGCAGCGGCGCCGGATGGACAATTTCAACACGCTGGTCTCCGGCGGCTTTGCGCAAGAGGACTTGGTAAGCGACGGATGGACCGACATCATCCGCAACCTCGGCGCGATTCTCCCGGTCAAGAATGATTCCAATCTGTCGCCGCAGGAAATGGCGCGGATGATGGAACTCGCGGATTTCAAAAAGATGAACCAAGTCCGCGCTCGCGTTGACCGGGTCGTCAAGGACCCCAAGACTGCGGCGGCGCTGAAGCCGTGGTATCGCCAGTTCTGCAAGCGCCCGACCTTCAACGACGAATATCTGCCGGCCTTCAACCGCCCCAACGTGACGCTGGTCGATACGCAGGGCCGCGGCGTCGATCGCATCACGGAGAAAGGCCTGGTGTTCGGCGGCGTCGAGTACGAAGTCGATTGCATCATCTTCGCCACCGGGTTCGAGGTCGGCACCGCCTACACGCGGCGCGCGGGCTTCGAGGTGTATGGTCGCGGCGGCCAGTCGCTCACCAAATACTGGGCGAACGGCCTGAGGACGCTGCACGGTTTTTACAGTTCCGGGTTCCCCAACTGCTTCCACATGGGCATCACGCAGAACGCGCTCACCGCGAACTTCCCGCACATGCTCGAGGAACAGTCGCACCACATCACCGAGATGATCCAGCACGCGAAAGCGAATGAGGCGCGATGCATCGAGCCGACGCCCGAGGCCGAAGCCGAGTGGGTGGCGACGATCAAGGAGAAGGCGATCAACAATCGCGACTACCTCGAGGCGTGCACCCCCGGCTACTACAACAACGAGGGTCGGCCCGAGTTGGGCTTCGGGCTGGCCGGCGAGCTTTACGGCGGCGGCTCGATCGAGTTCTTCGACATCGTGAAGAAATGGCGCGAAGAGAAGAAAGGGGTGCAATTCAGCTAA
- a CDS encoding CBS domain-containing protein: MMQMLHVMTKHPETVRSGDMLLKAKEMMDAGKFRRLPVVDEGRVVGILTERDLREHAGYLDSTKVDAAMKAPVVSVDSKTSVEEAARLMLVHKIGGLPVVDGGKLVGVVTSSDMLRAFLNVVEATQKIVEH, translated from the coding sequence ATGATGCAAATGCTCCATGTAATGACAAAGCATCCCGAGACCGTCCGATCGGGCGATATGTTACTGAAGGCTAAGGAGATGATGGATGCCGGCAAGTTCCGCCGCCTGCCGGTGGTCGATGAGGGTCGCGTCGTGGGAATTCTCACCGAGCGCGATCTGCGCGAGCACGCGGGCTACCTCGACTCGACGAAAGTAGATGCAGCTATGAAGGCGCCGGTCGTAAGCGTCGATTCGAAAACTTCGGTGGAAGAAGCTGCGCGATTGATGCTGGTGCACAAGATCGGCGGACTGCCGGTCGTAGATGGCGGCAAGTTGGTCGGCGTCGTCACCTCGAGCGATATGCTGAGAGCATTCCTCAACGTGGTCGAGGCAACCCAGAAGATCGTCGAACATTAG
- a CDS encoding c-type cytochrome, with the protein MSVKRAISSSGYALIISIIAGTCLPSIAAAQSGKQDYDAYCADCHGASGKGDGPANQAIAMTPSPPDLRRLSARNGGKFPFDEVVDIVDGRKAIPSHARLQMPFLGVKLQKPGEEFSPGSDADVARRLAAIARYVESLQQK; encoded by the coding sequence ATGTCGGTGAAAAGGGCGATAAGTTCGAGCGGATATGCGCTTATCATCTCGATTATAGCCGGTACTTGCCTTCCTTCGATTGCTGCCGCGCAGAGCGGGAAGCAGGATTACGACGCGTATTGCGCGGACTGCCATGGTGCGAGCGGCAAAGGTGACGGACCGGCCAACCAGGCAATTGCAATGACTCCATCGCCACCGGATCTGAGGCGACTCTCGGCACGCAACGGCGGCAAATTTCCGTTCGACGAGGTCGTCGACATCGTAGACGGCCGAAAGGCGATTCCGTCGCACGCGCGCCTGCAGATGCCGTTTCTTGGGGTGAAGCTTCAGAAGCCGGGCGAAGAGTTCAGTCCCGGCAGTGACGCCGATGTTGCGCGCAGGCTTGCCGCGATCGCTCGCTACGTCGAAAGCCTTCAGCAGAAATAA
- a CDS encoding acetyl-CoA hydrolase/transferase family protein, producing MYETEYKSKLMTPAAAVEMIPSRGNLSMGMAVSEPPAVLAALEKRVKAGQIEELRVYYSHSVTAAAVTILKYEYMDVIKPHPFFPTIVERRLLEQGQKDNRRVVFYMPGNFSAMPRTLREIGIDAFVMMVAPMDKGGFFSCGTNGDYTIPTARIAKKLIVEVNPRMPRVFGDSSVHISEVAAIVENDSPLFALPPRLLTPLDQAISKHIVEMVPDRATLQVGIGGVPAAVCAALHGHKDLGIHSELMMPSLAALIQSGAVTNKYKALNRYKNVYTLAAGDEPFYEFLNNNSSMEARGVDYVNDPNVIGQNDRVISINAFLEVGLGGEVNSEAIQGKQYSAPGGQLDFVRGAQLSKDGKSILAAYSTANKGTISRIVAKIEGPTTDPRTDTQYIVTEYGVACLSGKSTSERAEALIAIAHPNFREELHRAARELGYL from the coding sequence GTGTATGAAACGGAATACAAGTCCAAGTTGATGACGCCGGCGGCGGCGGTGGAGATGATCCCATCGCGCGGCAATCTCTCGATGGGCATGGCGGTCAGCGAACCGCCCGCGGTGTTAGCGGCGCTCGAAAAGCGAGTGAAGGCCGGCCAAATCGAGGAGCTTCGCGTTTACTATTCGCACTCGGTAACGGCCGCGGCCGTGACGATTCTCAAGTACGAATACATGGACGTCATCAAGCCGCATCCATTCTTTCCGACCATCGTCGAACGACGGCTGCTCGAACAGGGCCAGAAGGACAATCGGCGCGTGGTCTTTTATATGCCGGGCAATTTCAGCGCGATGCCACGCACGTTGCGCGAAATAGGTATCGACGCTTTCGTGATGATGGTCGCGCCGATGGACAAGGGCGGGTTCTTCAGTTGCGGCACCAACGGCGACTACACGATCCCGACGGCGCGAATCGCAAAGAAGCTGATCGTCGAAGTCAATCCGAGGATGCCGCGAGTATTCGGCGATTCGTCGGTGCATATCTCCGAAGTCGCAGCAATCGTCGAGAACGACAGCCCGCTGTTCGCGCTGCCTCCCCGGCTGTTGACGCCGCTGGATCAGGCGATCAGCAAGCACATCGTCGAAATGGTCCCGGACCGTGCGACGCTGCAGGTAGGAATCGGCGGCGTACCTGCCGCGGTATGCGCGGCCTTGCACGGGCACAAGGATTTGGGCATCCACTCCGAGCTGATGATGCCGTCGCTGGCGGCGCTGATTCAATCAGGCGCCGTGACGAACAAGTACAAGGCCCTGAATCGATACAAGAACGTGTACACGCTGGCGGCGGGGGACGAACCTTTCTATGAGTTTCTGAACAACAATTCGAGCATGGAGGCTCGCGGCGTTGACTACGTGAATGACCCGAACGTGATAGGGCAGAACGATCGCGTAATCTCGATCAATGCGTTTCTCGAGGTCGGCCTGGGCGGCGAAGTCAATTCCGAAGCAATCCAGGGAAAACAATACAGCGCGCCCGGCGGACAACTCGATTTCGTGCGCGGCGCGCAGTTATCGAAGGACGGCAAGTCGATACTCGCGGCGTACTCGACCGCGAACAAAGGCACCATCTCGCGCATCGTCGCAAAGATTGAAGGACCTACCACCGATCCAAGAACAGATACTCAGTATATCGTGACCGAGTACGGCGTGGCTTGCCTGTCGGGCAAATCGACTTCGGAGCGCGCCGAAGCGCTGATCGCGATAGCTCATCCGAATTTTCGGGAAGAACTTCACCGCGCCGCGCGGGAACTAGGCTATCTCTGA
- a CDS encoding universal stress protein: MTQLFRKILCPIDFAEHSLAALEVALQLAQQNDAALHLLSIAPTPAGAAGFQPVPMEPYPYVEKDMRQQLDNLARERIPPTTRCETHVVSGDPAERVLAAARDLGVDLIVMGTHGRKGLSHLVLGSVAERVVRESPVPVLTTHSTARVRKIA; this comes from the coding sequence ATGACTCAACTTTTCCGCAAGATCCTGTGTCCGATTGACTTTGCGGAGCACTCGTTGGCGGCTCTTGAAGTCGCACTGCAATTGGCGCAGCAGAACGATGCCGCTTTGCATTTGCTAAGCATCGCGCCTACGCCAGCGGGCGCGGCCGGCTTTCAGCCGGTCCCGATGGAACCGTATCCCTACGTTGAGAAGGACATGCGCCAGCAGCTCGATAACCTCGCGCGCGAACGGATTCCCCCTACGACGCGCTGCGAAACGCACGTGGTCAGCGGCGATCCTGCCGAGAGGGTGCTCGCCGCGGCGCGTGACCTCGGCGTCGATCTGATCGTCATGGGCACCCACGGACGCAAAGGCTTGAGTCACCTGGTGCTCGGGAGTGTCGCCGAGCGGGTGGTGCGCGAATCACCAGTCCCGGTCCTGACAACGCATTCGACTGCTCGCGTCCGAAAGATCGCTTGA